From the Desulfobacterales bacterium genome, the window CTGATATTACGATATTATATTGTTAATAAAATTACGCCAGAGTCGGTGTAAATGATTATCAAAAAATTTTTAACCCTTTAACCGGAAAAAGGAGGCGGCGGCGATGAAAAGCTTTGGTAAAGCACTCAAAAAAGCAAGAACGGCCAAGAGAGTCACTTTGCGCATCCTTAGTGAGCATGTCGGCAAATCGGTTGGTTATTTATCAGACATCGAAAATAACAGAAAAAGGCCTCCGGTGCTGGATATTGTCGAGAAGATGGAGGAATGCTTGGGGGTTTATGATGGAACTTTAGTTGCTTTGGCATCACAGATAAGAAAAAAAATCCCTAAAGAATGGACTGACCGAATCATGCTGACACCTAAACTGTCTGAAGCGTTACTCAGGGCCGATGAAGATCTTACTGATAAAGAATTTGACGACTTGATGAATTATTTCAAAGAGATCAAAAAAAAGAGGGAGGATGGATAATTGGCACGAAAAATTGTTGCTGCAAATCCCAGAAGCGGCCGCGACATCGATGCTTCGGCAAATAGAATTAATATAAATTTCCAGCCTATTACATTAAAACAGCCTGCTCCATTTAATGTAGAATCTTTTTTTGAATTTGATCTCGAAAACATTAGCGGTGTTAAACCGGATTATGGAAATCTTCCTTACGGAATTTATGGCATAACGGATTCCGAAAAGATGACATGCGTAATCTCATCTGAAATGATGGATGATCCTTTTCAAATGAAATTTGCTAGGTCAACAATTGCTCATGAGATTGCTCATGTTTTGACACATGTGCCTGAATTCAGAAAAAAAAGAGCCATTTTAAGATCTATCCACGATAATGATCACATGTCTTTACGTCTGCATAGGGAAGAGAATGTGCCGATTTACAGAAATCCCGAGTGGCAGGCTTGGAGGTACGCTGGTGCACTTTTGATGCCGGAATCCACTTTTAGAACAGCTGTAAAAGACGGTGCTAATGAAGGGGATCTGTCAGAACTTTTTCAGGTCAATCGTGCTTTTGTCCGTACAAGGGCGAGGGCTTTAAAAATTAATATTTTATAAGAAAAAAGGGAGCTTAGCAGTTACAGCTGCAAACAAGCTCCCTTTTTTGAAAATCACAGCAAACCAATTTTCATTCGGTATATGGGACACGATAGAAAATGGTAAATTCTTCAGCAGCTGGGCTGAGAACGGATTGCTGCACATTTTGTATAGGCATCGAAATAGTTGCATTGTGTGCCCGAGGTTGTCAAGAAAAATAGTTCCCTGATTGCGAGGTGCTTATGGCGAAAAATGCCAAACGCAGAATCGTTGGGTGGATCTTCCGCGCCTGGATTACCAGGAAAGACGGAACCCGTGATTGGGCTCGTGACCATGGCCGCAAGGCTT encodes:
- a CDS encoding helix-turn-helix transcriptional regulator, with product MKSFGKALKKARTAKRVTLRILSEHVGKSVGYLSDIENNRKRPPVLDIVEKMEECLGVYDGTLVALASQIRKKIPKEWTDRIMLTPKLSEALLRADEDLTDKEFDDLMNYFKEIKKKREDG
- a CDS encoding ImmA/IrrE family metallo-endopeptidase codes for the protein MARKIVAANPRSGRDIDASANRININFQPITLKQPAPFNVESFFEFDLENISGVKPDYGNLPYGIYGITDSEKMTCVISSEMMDDPFQMKFARSTIAHEIAHVLTHVPEFRKKRAILRSIHDNDHMSLRLHREENVPIYRNPEWQAWRYAGALLMPESTFRTAVKDGANEGDLSELFQVNRAFVRTRARALKINIL